The genomic stretch CCGCGCCCGGCTGCGCGAATCGATCCCGAGCCTGCAGCGGCAGCTGTCGCAGATGACGGCACAGGCGAACGAGGCACGTTCGCTGGCGGCGGCCGCTCAGGGCGTGGCGCCGACGGGCGGCGCGCTGAAGGATGCGCTGAGCGCGTCGCTGAACGATCATGGCCTCTCTGCGACGCAGGTCCAGGTGCTTGGCAACGCGGTGCAGATCCAGCTGAAGAACGCATCGTTTCCCGCCTGGACGCAATGGCTCGACGACGCCCGCAAGCAGTTCAAGGTGCAGGTGTCCGAGGCGCACGTGACGGCGCTGAAGCAGGACGGACAGGTCGATCTGACGGCATCGCTGCAGCCGGCCATCGTTAAATGACGGCGCTGCCACAGGATCACGCATGAGTTTCTGGATGCGGCGATTGCGCGCCGCGCTGCCCTGGCTGATCGTCGCACTGATCGCGAACGTCCTGGTGTTGCTCGTGATGGCGCCCGCCGCGTGGATCACGCCGCAGTTCACGAAGGCGACCGCCGGGCGTGTCAATCTCGTCGATGCGTCGGGGTCGCTGTGGCACGGCTCGGCTTCGCTGATGCTCGCCGCTGGGCCCGGTGCGGAAGCGGCGACGCTGCTGCCGGGACGCATCGAATGGCACACGTCGTTCTGGCCGCTGTTCACGGGCCGCGTGCGGATGGAGATGCGGCAGAGCGAAGCGATGCCCGGGCCTGTCTTTGTCGATGCGACGCTGCGCAGCGCGACGCTGTCGGGCGGCAGCATCGCGGTGCCGGCGTCGTTGCTCGCGGGCCTCGGCGCACCGTTCAACACACTCGATCTGCAAGGCGACGTGCGGCTCGCATGGACCGACTGGCGCAGCTTCAATCGACAGGCGTTCGGCCAGCTGATCGTCACGCTCAACGACATGAGCTCGCGGGTGTCGCGCGTGAAGCCGCTGGGATCGTATCGCGTGGTATTCCAGGCGCAGGGCGCGTCGGGCGCGCTCGATCTGTCGACGACGAAGGGGCCGTTGCTGCTCAACGGTCACGGCACGGTCAGCGAAGCGTCGACGTCGTTCACGGGCATCGCGAGCACGACGCCCGACGCCGTCGACAATCTCGCCGGGCTGCTGAATCTGCTCGGACGACCGATAGGTCCTGGCCAGGTCGCGCTCACGTTCACGCACTGACTTTTCCGGGCCGCTCCAAAACACGACGGCCGCCATGTTTGCGCATGGCGGCCGTTTTGCGTCGCGCGGATAACGACTGCGATCAGCGTGCCGCGGCGGATGCTTTCGTGACGGGCGTGGCGGGTGTGACGGGCGCCGCGGGTTCGGAAGCCGGCGCGGGCGCCGCGATATCGCCCGTCTCGCGGTTCATCTGCGACGCATCCCAGCCGCCGCCGAGCGCCTTGACGAGCCCCACCGACGACACCATCCGCTGACCCGCGATGCTCGCGAGCTTCTGCTGCGCGGTGAATGCCGTGGTCTGCGCGGTCAGCACGTTCAGGTAATCCACGGTGCCGGACTTGTACTGGTTCGTGACGATATCGAGCGCCTGCTGCGCAGACTGGACGGCCTGTTGTTGCACCGTGATTTCCTGCTCGAGAATGCGCAGCGACGACAGGTTGTCTTCCACGTCCTGGAAAGCTGTCAGCACCGTTTGCCGATAGGTGGCGACGTCCTGGTCGTAGGTGGCACGCGCGGCGTCCGTCTGCGCCTTGCGCAAACCTGCATCGAAGATCGTGCCCGCGAGTTGCGGCCCTAGCGTCCAGAAACGCGACGGCATCTGCAGCAATTGCGAGAACACCGAGCTTTCGAAGCCGCCGCTCGCAGACAGCGTGAGCGTGGGGAAGAACGCGGCAATCGCGATGCCGATCTGCTCGTTCGCCGCGGCAGCCTTGCGTTCGGCAGACGCGATGTCGGGGCGCCGTTCGAGCAGCGCGGACGGCAGTTGTGCGGGCACGACGGGCGGCACGGCATCGAGCGGCGCGGGCGGCAGCGAGAAGGTAGACGCCGGCTGGCCGACGAGCACGGCGATCGCATGTTCGTTCTGCGCGCGCGCGACCCCGTTATCGATGGCGGCGGCCTGCGCCGACTGCAGCTGGGTTTGCGCCTGGATCACGTCGGAGCGCGCCGCGACGCCCTGCGCATAGCGGTTCTGCGTGAGGGTGAGCGAGCGCTGGTATGCGGCGACGGTGTCGTCGAGCAGCTTTTGCTGGGCGTCAAGCGAACGGGTGTTGAAGTAGGTTTGCGCGAGCGTCGCTTGAGCGGACAGGCGCGCGTTCGCCAGATCGGCGGCGGCCGACTGCTGGCCAGCCTGCTGACCGGCGACGGTGCGGCTCACCTTGCCCCACAGGTCGGGTTCCCAGGTGGCGTCGAGCGACAGGCTGTAGCTGTTGCTGATCGAGCCCGAACTGCTCAGCGACGACGTGGTTCCGCCGCCTCCGCCTGTCACGGAGCCACTAAAGCTGCGGCTCGGCGTGCGCGAGCGGGACGCGTCCGCCGATGCACTGATCACCGGGAAATACGCCGCGCGCGCTTCGCCGACCAGCGCGCGCGCCTGCCGATACGCGGCGGCGAACTGCGCGATGCTCTGGTTCGATGCGTTGAGCTTCTCTTCGAGCGCGTTCAACTGCGCATCGTTGTAGATCGACCACCAAGCGCCGCGGTCGTGCTGGTCGGCGGGCTGTGCGACTTTCCAGCCGTCGGCGGCTTCTTTGTACGAAGCCGGAATGTCGACGGACGGGCGCTTGTAGTCGGGGCCGACGGCGCAGCCGGAAAGTGCGAAGGCGAGCGCGGCGCAAGCGGCGATGCTCAGGACGCGTGGACCCGCGACGTTCGCGACAGCGGCGCGCGCGCGCGAAGTTCGATCAAACTGCATGCAAATGAATTCCCTGTCGATTCGGATGGCGTCATGTGCGGAGATTTGCAAGGCGGCCGCGCACGCAATGTCCGGTGCGTGGTCGCGTTGGCTCGAATGGTAGCTCACGCGTCGCCCGGCGATGAAATCGGAAGAGTAATGCTGGGCACGCCCGGTGTGTGTTACCGACGGTGAGGTGTCGGTTACGCGCTGTTACGGCTTGGCATAGCCGTCGAGGAAGCACAAAAGCCGCCCGCTGGGCGGCTTGCGCGGCGACGCAGCGTGTGCGGCGTTCATATGCGCGGTTCGGCGGTCGTCTGACAAACCGTCGCGGTGGCTGTCATTGCTTGGATTCGACGGACAAGGCGTGGCGGCACAATGGAACGCAATCGTCACGCAGCTGGCGCTATATGATGGCGACCAACGACTCTTCCGGATTTCGTGTGTATGCTTCATCGTGCTCGCTTGTCCCGTATGAGTCACGAAAGCACAAAAAGGCGCGGCGGCGTCAATGGGTCACCGACGCCGCCACTTCCGGTACTTCAACGAAAAACTTACTTGCCGTCGACCTGAATTTCGACACGCCGGTTCTTCGCGCGGCCAATGGCCGTTTTGTTCGGCGCAACAGGCGACGCGCTGCCAT from Paraburkholderia phymatum STM815 encodes the following:
- a CDS encoding type II secretion system protein N, which encodes MSFWMRRLRAALPWLIVALIANVLVLLVMAPAAWITPQFTKATAGRVNLVDASGSLWHGSASLMLAAGPGAEAATLLPGRIEWHTSFWPLFTGRVRMEMRQSEAMPGPVFVDATLRSATLSGGSIAVPASLLAGLGAPFNTLDLQGDVRLAWTDWRSFNRQAFGQLIVTLNDMSSRVSRVKPLGSYRVVFQAQGASGALDLSTTKGPLLLNGHGTVSEASTSFTGIASTTPDAVDNLAGLLNLLGRPIGPGQVALTFTH
- a CDS encoding efflux transporter outer membrane subunit, with product MQFDRTSRARAAVANVAGPRVLSIAACAALAFALSGCAVGPDYKRPSVDIPASYKEAADGWKVAQPADQHDRGAWWSIYNDAQLNALEEKLNASNQSIAQFAAAYRQARALVGEARAAYFPVISASADASRSRTPSRSFSGSVTGGGGGTTSSLSSSGSISNSYSLSLDATWEPDLWGKVSRTVAGQQAGQQSAAADLANARLSAQATLAQTYFNTRSLDAQQKLLDDTVAAYQRSLTLTQNRYAQGVAARSDVIQAQTQLQSAQAAAIDNGVARAQNEHAIAVLVGQPASTFSLPPAPLDAVPPVVPAQLPSALLERRPDIASAERKAAAANEQIGIAIAAFFPTLTLSASGGFESSVFSQLLQMPSRFWTLGPQLAGTIFDAGLRKAQTDAARATYDQDVATYRQTVLTAFQDVEDNLSSLRILEQEITVQQQAVQSAQQALDIVTNQYKSGTVDYLNVLTAQTTAFTAQQKLASIAGQRMVSSVGLVKALGGGWDASQMNRETGDIAAPAPASEPAAPVTPATPVTKASAAAR
- the gspM gene encoding type II secretion system protein GspM, which codes for MKAELLNTWAGFWEARTVREKGLLTWGGAALAVVIIWSVLWAPAQEGRARLRESIPSLQRQLSQMTAQANEARSLAAAAQGVAPTGGALKDALSASLNDHGLSATQVQVLGNAVQIQLKNASFPAWTQWLDDARKQFKVQVSEAHVTALKQDGQVDLTASLQPAIVK